The Bacteroidota bacterium region AAAGACAGCCTTTTTTATTTTTTAAACTTTTTAAGTAATTAACTATGTTTGTTGTATGGATATAGGACCAATTGGTGTATTTGATTCCGGGTATGGTGGATTGACTGTTTTGAAGGAAATTCAAAATAGATTACCTCAGTATGATTATATTTATTTAGGCGATAATGCCAGGGCTCCTTATGGCAATAGAAGTTTTGAAACTGTATATGAATATACCTGGCAATGTGTTGAAAATTTATTTAATAAGGGCTGTAATTTAGTTGTACTTGCTTGTAATACTGCCTCGGCTAAGGCATTGAGAAATATACAACAACGGAACTTACCAGTGCTTAATAATGGAAAAAGGGTACTTGGTGTAATTAGACCAACAACGGAAATAATAGGTAATTATACTGAATCGAATAGTATTGGAATATTGGCTACGAGTGGTACTGTGAATTCTAATTCTTATGCTATTGAGATTGGTCATTTTTATCCTGAGGCAAATGTATACCAACAGGCCTGCCCAATTTGGGTTCCACTTATTGAGAATAATGAGTTTGATAATGATGGGGCGAATTATTTCATACAGAAATATTTAAATGAATTATTGAAGCAGTCGAATGATATTGATACTATATTATTAGGTTGTACTCATTATCCGTTGATTCAGCAAAAAATAGAATCGCTATTACCAAAGAATATTAAGGTATTGAGCCAAGGTAAGATT contains the following coding sequences:
- the murI gene encoding glutamate racemase, which codes for MDIGPIGVFDSGYGGLTVLKEIQNRLPQYDYIYLGDNARAPYGNRSFETVYEYTWQCVENLFNKGCNLVVLACNTASAKALRNIQQRNLPVLNNGKRVLGVIRPTTEIIGNYTESNSIGILATSGTVNSNSYAIEIGHFYPEANVYQQACPIWVPLIENNEFDNDGANYFIQKYLNELLKQSNDIDTILLGCTHYPLIQQKIESLLPKNIKVLSQGKIVADSLADYLQRHTEIEQVCNKNGKSTFYTTDSTELFDANAKIFYGKKVLSEYLHLS